In one Platichthys flesus chromosome 3, fPlaFle2.1, whole genome shotgun sequence genomic region, the following are encoded:
- the zgc:152968 gene encoding RNA exonuclease 1 homolog isoform X1 produces MFRSSGLFADVKCPSPGLGHCERPHCFYKHGSRQRNVSTAASSQPSAVPSAEVQNCYQSFVCGSPASDDTTDDNIQELLRINKEIEAVRHEVEQEQRRLSHYQTIRSDSRNTVSKSETTGKRLDRHPLSSHSDFKKTYSRTRKYVVDNSKPRTDLEYDPLSNFSADLRSYSSSSKEQKVKNAQVINGERETVLSDQKKPVAQAPFSQKPSPGLLEEPIEDSVLIIDIPPSPDQTRGQSQKLDCVAGSAHGSVEQLKEKVPIALDSPLLRLAEAEAYQVTSPRATKLESHKVDNCSVENNQYPSTLYENKGWENIPVDGSVIDLTGCLEELENECQKISYQAAETEVHDIPEPLSPATSSHQQYQSYDNLGIAEEENVPQVKWPLCEVSSSVEATNPLQSNYFQWKHSNSYTAPAANSGSPCRKRNTQTTEMQVHNHLSPKRSAPPLVSGSQETSGTIPGQIQGGSLINQASAVIYQAQAEPASGSNQYQNSSSTSVNSYLMNRGDSTFETTEELLVKEGQEEVIIISSSEDEQELNYSDMELSDSDPMEECYRIFMEANNEDKGNKEKPDVSVAAMEVDKTELTTTPETLLGKKRVAHEAKHAEQPLAKSRPQAKILIPLREPAASGSGSQSAIPSKILPAQQRASSVTALVKGAQAFASFSSQKKPETQTTACPPQTPANIQPAPVQNAYINYLPLGTPVIQLGSNLHLILPEGTFPLSVTSGSCPVSSMLTPVTPVHMSTMKQTCHKAAVTPVQRYHPTAPVLIPAPTRKTSLAHTTAHVHPATSTTPQPTTAAKLVPTKRKLKQQSGATKDKVPHDVRQRYVNMFTEEFLKTTANVNEAFEKAVAEEETVYNRSANKLKYLSIAVNSLKRLKKQSCVASKDENEVKGQRSKGNIPFNLELFQANDDVALYESLKDYILTERRLIRCNYPVQHPEKAGSAALFTDNKKGSTDPLKRICCRCGATYSVCLTGKHIRKEECNYHYGKVVKNKVPGGVESRYSCCQGVMGAPGCQVFKLHVHDAISMEGFVSTKQRHPMDMSCPGVYSLNCEMCYTVHGLELSRVTVVNSSLQVIYDTFVRPDQEVIDYNTRFSGIGEEDVKGNYTSLREVQETLQSFISADTILIGHGLEADLCGLKLLHGTVVDTSLVFPHRLGPPHKLTLNKLTAEYLRRIIQESVCGHDTGDDAAACMELMIWKLKESGKLKK; encoded by the exons ATGTTTCGCTCGTCCGGTCTCTTCGCGGATGTGAAGTGTCCCTCCCCGGGACTCGGGCACTGTGAGCGGCCTCACTGCTTCTACAAACATGGCTCTCGGCAGCGGAACGTCTCCACCGCCGCCTCCTCTCAACCCTCCGCGGTCCCCTCAGCAG AAGTCCAGAATTGCTACCAGTCATTTGTCTGTGGATCCCCAGCGAGCGATGACACCACAGACGACAATATCCAAGAGCTGTTACGGATCAACAAGGAGATCGAAGCTGTGAGGCAcgaggtggagcaggagcaaAGACGACTGTCACACTACCAGACCATACGGTCAGACAGCAGAAACACTGTGTCCAAGTCTGAGACTACAGGTAAACGACTGGACAGACATCCTCTGTCATCACACTCTGACTTCAAAAAGACTTACTCGCGGACAAGGAAGTACGTTGTTGACAACTCAAAACCAAGGACTGACCTGGAGTATGACCCCCTGTCCAACTTTTCAGCTGACTTGCGGTCCTACAGCTCGTCCAGTAAGGAGCAGAAAGTGAAAAATGCACAAGTTattaatggagagagagaaactgtgcTGAGTGACCAAAAGAAGCCGGTCGCTCAGGCTCCGTTTTCGCAAAAGCCATCTCCAGGGCTACTCGAGGAGCCTATTGAAGACAGTGTCCTGATTATAGACATTCCTCCCTCACCTGACCAAACAAGAGGCCAATCTCAGAAACTTGACTGTGTTGCTGGCAGTGCCCATGGTTCAGTCGAACAACTGAAGGAAAAAGTTCCCATTGCACTTGATTCTCCGCTGCTGCGCCTTGCAGAAGCTGAGGCTTACCAGGTCACATCTCCACGGGCAACAAAGCTAGAATCACATAAAGTTGATAATTGCAGTGTGGAAAACAATCAATATCCATCTACTCTTTATGAGAATAAAGGATGGGAAAACATACCAGTTGATGGGAGTGTAATTGACCTAACTGGATGTTTAGAAGAACTGGAAAATGAATGTCAGAAAATCTCTTATCAGGCTGCGGAAACAGAAGTCCACGACATTCCTGAGCCTCTAAGTCCTGCTACCTCCTCACACCAACAATATCAGAGTTATGACAATCTGGGCATtgcagaggaagaaaatgtGCCTCAGGTCAAATGGCCTCTCTGTGAGGTATCCTCTAGTGTTGAGGCAACGAATCCACTGCAGTCAAATTATTTTCAGTGGAAGCATTCAAATTCATATACAGCTCCGGCTGCAAACTCAGGGTCACCCTGCAGGAAACGCAACACCCAGACAACAGAGATGCAGGTTCACAACCACCTGTCTCCCAAGCGAAGTGCACCGCCACTGGTGTCAGGAAGCCAGGAAACGTCAGGCACAATACCAGGACAGATTCAGGGGGGTTCTCTCATTAACCAGGCGTCAGCTGTAATATACCAGGCGCAAGCAGAACCAGCTTCAGGCAGCAACCAATATCAAAACTCTTCATCGACATCGGTCAACTCGTATTTGATGAACAGAGGTGATTCAACATTTGAAACCACTGAGGAGCTTTTGGTCAAGGAAGGTCAAGAAGAGGTTATAATAATCTCCAGCTCCGAGGACGAGCAAGAGCTCAACTATTCAGATATGGAGCTGTCAGATAGTGACCCAATGGAAGAGTGCTACAGGATCTTCATGGAGGCAAATAATGAGgataaaggaaataaagagaaaccTGATGTGTCC GTTGCAGCAATGGAAGTGGATAAGACTGAATTGACCACCACACCTGAAACTTTACTTGGAAAGAAGAGGGTGGCACATGAAGCCAAACATGCAGAG CAGCCGCTGGCAAAGAGCAGACCTCAAGCCAAGATTTTGATCCCTCTGCGTGAACCAGCAGCTTCAGGATCTGGCTCCCAGTCCGCCATCCCTTCAAAGATCCTGCCGGCACAGCAGAGAGCCTCCTCGGTGACTGCTTTAGTTAAGGGTGCTCAGGCTTTTGCTTCCTTCTCGTCTCAGAAGAAGCCAGAAACCCAGACTACTGCTTGTCCTCCTCAGACCCCTGCAAACATACAACCAGCCCCTGTGCAGAATG CTTACATAAACTACCTTCCTTTGGGAACTCCTGTGATCCAATTAGGAAGCAACTTGCACTTGATCCTCCCAGAGGGCACCTTTCCTCTGTCTGTTACTTCAGGGTCCTGCCCTGTTTCTTCCATGCTGACCCCGGTCACTCCAGTGCACATGAGCACTATGAAACAAACATGCCATAAAGCTGCAGTAACTCCCGTGCAAAGATACCATCCGACAGCACCCGTGCTCATTCCTGCTCCGACGCGTAAAACGTCCTTGGCCCATACTACGGCACATGTACATCCAGCTACCTCCACTACACCTCAACCTACTACTGCCGCCAAG CTTGTGCCTACAAAACGTAAACTGAAGCAGCAGAGCGGGGCCACCAAAGACAAAGTGCCCCATGATGTCAGACAGCGTTACGTCAACATGTTTACAGAAGAGTTCCTCAAAACAACAGCCAATGTCAACGAGGCCTTTGAAAAA GCTGTTGCTGAAGAGGAGACTGTGTACAATCGCAGTGCCAACAAACTCAAATATCTGAGTATTGCTGTGAATTCACTGAAGAGGCTGAAGAAACAAAGTTGCGTTGCATCCAAAG atgaGAATGAAGTCAAGGGCCAAAGATCGAAAGGCAACATACCCTTCAACCTGGAGCTGTTTCAAGCAAATG ATGATGTGGCTTTGTACGAGAGTTTGAAGGATTATATTTTGACTGAGAGAAGGTTGATAAGGTGCAACTATCCTGTCCAGCACCCGGAGAAGGCCGGCTCTGCTGCTCTTTTTACCGACAATAAGAAAGGCAGCACAGACC CCTTGAAGAGGATCTGCTGTCGATGTGGGGCCACGTACTCTGTTTGCCTAACAGGCAAACACATCCGCAAGGAGGAGTGCAACTACCACTATGGGAAAGTAGTAAAGAACAAAG TGCCTGGTGGAGTGGAATCCCGCTACAGTTGCTGCCAAGGAGTGATGGGAGCACCTGGATGTCAGGTGTTTAAG TTGCATGTCCATGATGCCATCTCCATGGAGGGTTTTGTGTCTACCAAGCAGAGACATCCTATGGATATGAGCTGTCCTGGAGTCTACTCCTTGAATTGTGAAATG tGTTACACTGTTCATGGTCTGGAGCTGTCCAGAGTGACGGTGGTCAACTCTAGTTTGCAAGTCATCTACGACACTTTCGTCAGACCTGATCAAGAGGTCATTGATTACAACACAAG ATTTTCAGGCATCGGTGAGGAAGACGTGAAGGGCAACTACACGTCCCTCAGAGAGGTGCAGGAGACGCTACAGAGCTTCATTAGTGCTGACACCATTCTGATTGGACATGGCCTGGAAGCAGATCTCTGTGGCCTGAAG TTGCTCCATGGGACAGTGGTGGACACATCGCTGGTCTTCCCCCACCGCCTGGGCCCCCCCCACAAGCTCACCCTCAACAAACTGACAGCTGAATATCTTCGACGGATCATCCAAGAGAGCG TTTGTGGCCACGACACCGGCGACGACGCTGCCGCCTGCATGGAGCTCATGATATGGAAGCtcaaagaaagtggaaaactgaaaaagtga
- the zgc:152968 gene encoding RNA exonuclease 1 homolog isoform X2, producing the protein MFRSSGLFADVKCPSPGLGHCERPHCFYKHGSRQRNVSTAASSQPSAVPSAEVQNCYQSFVCGSPASDDTTDDNIQELLRINKEIEAVRHEVEQEQRRLSHYQTIRSDSRNTVSKSETTGKRLDRHPLSSHSDFKKTYSRTRKYVVDNSKPRTDLEYDPLSNFSADLRSYSSSSKEQKVKNAQVINGERETVLSDQKKPVAQAPFSQKPSPGLLEEPIEDSVLIIDIPPSPDQTRGQSQKLDCVAGSAHGSVEQLKEKVPIALDSPLLRLAEAEAYQVTSPRATKLESHKVDNCSVENNQYPSTLYENKGWENIPVDGSVIDLTGCLEELENECQKISYQAAETEVHDIPEPLSPATSSHQQYQSYDNLGIAEEENVPQVKWPLCEVSSSVEATNPLQSNYFQWKHSNSYTAPAANSGSPCRKRNTQTTEMQVHNHLSPKRSAPPLVSGSQETSGTIPGQIQGGSLINQASAVIYQAQAEPASGSNQYQNSSSTSVNSYLMNRGDSTFETTEELLVKEGQEEVIIISSSEDEQELNYSDMELSDSDPMEECYRIFMEANNEDKGNKEKPDVSVAAMEVDKTELTTTPETLLGKKRVAHEAKHAEPLAKSRPQAKILIPLREPAASGSGSQSAIPSKILPAQQRASSVTALVKGAQAFASFSSQKKPETQTTACPPQTPANIQPAPVQNAYINYLPLGTPVIQLGSNLHLILPEGTFPLSVTSGSCPVSSMLTPVTPVHMSTMKQTCHKAAVTPVQRYHPTAPVLIPAPTRKTSLAHTTAHVHPATSTTPQPTTAAKLVPTKRKLKQQSGATKDKVPHDVRQRYVNMFTEEFLKTTANVNEAFEKAVAEEETVYNRSANKLKYLSIAVNSLKRLKKQSCVASKDENEVKGQRSKGNIPFNLELFQANDDVALYESLKDYILTERRLIRCNYPVQHPEKAGSAALFTDNKKGSTDPLKRICCRCGATYSVCLTGKHIRKEECNYHYGKVVKNKVPGGVESRYSCCQGVMGAPGCQVFKLHVHDAISMEGFVSTKQRHPMDMSCPGVYSLNCEMCYTVHGLELSRVTVVNSSLQVIYDTFVRPDQEVIDYNTRFSGIGEEDVKGNYTSLREVQETLQSFISADTILIGHGLEADLCGLKLLHGTVVDTSLVFPHRLGPPHKLTLNKLTAEYLRRIIQESVCGHDTGDDAAACMELMIWKLKESGKLKK; encoded by the exons ATGTTTCGCTCGTCCGGTCTCTTCGCGGATGTGAAGTGTCCCTCCCCGGGACTCGGGCACTGTGAGCGGCCTCACTGCTTCTACAAACATGGCTCTCGGCAGCGGAACGTCTCCACCGCCGCCTCCTCTCAACCCTCCGCGGTCCCCTCAGCAG AAGTCCAGAATTGCTACCAGTCATTTGTCTGTGGATCCCCAGCGAGCGATGACACCACAGACGACAATATCCAAGAGCTGTTACGGATCAACAAGGAGATCGAAGCTGTGAGGCAcgaggtggagcaggagcaaAGACGACTGTCACACTACCAGACCATACGGTCAGACAGCAGAAACACTGTGTCCAAGTCTGAGACTACAGGTAAACGACTGGACAGACATCCTCTGTCATCACACTCTGACTTCAAAAAGACTTACTCGCGGACAAGGAAGTACGTTGTTGACAACTCAAAACCAAGGACTGACCTGGAGTATGACCCCCTGTCCAACTTTTCAGCTGACTTGCGGTCCTACAGCTCGTCCAGTAAGGAGCAGAAAGTGAAAAATGCACAAGTTattaatggagagagagaaactgtgcTGAGTGACCAAAAGAAGCCGGTCGCTCAGGCTCCGTTTTCGCAAAAGCCATCTCCAGGGCTACTCGAGGAGCCTATTGAAGACAGTGTCCTGATTATAGACATTCCTCCCTCACCTGACCAAACAAGAGGCCAATCTCAGAAACTTGACTGTGTTGCTGGCAGTGCCCATGGTTCAGTCGAACAACTGAAGGAAAAAGTTCCCATTGCACTTGATTCTCCGCTGCTGCGCCTTGCAGAAGCTGAGGCTTACCAGGTCACATCTCCACGGGCAACAAAGCTAGAATCACATAAAGTTGATAATTGCAGTGTGGAAAACAATCAATATCCATCTACTCTTTATGAGAATAAAGGATGGGAAAACATACCAGTTGATGGGAGTGTAATTGACCTAACTGGATGTTTAGAAGAACTGGAAAATGAATGTCAGAAAATCTCTTATCAGGCTGCGGAAACAGAAGTCCACGACATTCCTGAGCCTCTAAGTCCTGCTACCTCCTCACACCAACAATATCAGAGTTATGACAATCTGGGCATtgcagaggaagaaaatgtGCCTCAGGTCAAATGGCCTCTCTGTGAGGTATCCTCTAGTGTTGAGGCAACGAATCCACTGCAGTCAAATTATTTTCAGTGGAAGCATTCAAATTCATATACAGCTCCGGCTGCAAACTCAGGGTCACCCTGCAGGAAACGCAACACCCAGACAACAGAGATGCAGGTTCACAACCACCTGTCTCCCAAGCGAAGTGCACCGCCACTGGTGTCAGGAAGCCAGGAAACGTCAGGCACAATACCAGGACAGATTCAGGGGGGTTCTCTCATTAACCAGGCGTCAGCTGTAATATACCAGGCGCAAGCAGAACCAGCTTCAGGCAGCAACCAATATCAAAACTCTTCATCGACATCGGTCAACTCGTATTTGATGAACAGAGGTGATTCAACATTTGAAACCACTGAGGAGCTTTTGGTCAAGGAAGGTCAAGAAGAGGTTATAATAATCTCCAGCTCCGAGGACGAGCAAGAGCTCAACTATTCAGATATGGAGCTGTCAGATAGTGACCCAATGGAAGAGTGCTACAGGATCTTCATGGAGGCAAATAATGAGgataaaggaaataaagagaaaccTGATGTGTCC GTTGCAGCAATGGAAGTGGATAAGACTGAATTGACCACCACACCTGAAACTTTACTTGGAAAGAAGAGGGTGGCACATGAAGCCAAACATGCAGAG CCGCTGGCAAAGAGCAGACCTCAAGCCAAGATTTTGATCCCTCTGCGTGAACCAGCAGCTTCAGGATCTGGCTCCCAGTCCGCCATCCCTTCAAAGATCCTGCCGGCACAGCAGAGAGCCTCCTCGGTGACTGCTTTAGTTAAGGGTGCTCAGGCTTTTGCTTCCTTCTCGTCTCAGAAGAAGCCAGAAACCCAGACTACTGCTTGTCCTCCTCAGACCCCTGCAAACATACAACCAGCCCCTGTGCAGAATG CTTACATAAACTACCTTCCTTTGGGAACTCCTGTGATCCAATTAGGAAGCAACTTGCACTTGATCCTCCCAGAGGGCACCTTTCCTCTGTCTGTTACTTCAGGGTCCTGCCCTGTTTCTTCCATGCTGACCCCGGTCACTCCAGTGCACATGAGCACTATGAAACAAACATGCCATAAAGCTGCAGTAACTCCCGTGCAAAGATACCATCCGACAGCACCCGTGCTCATTCCTGCTCCGACGCGTAAAACGTCCTTGGCCCATACTACGGCACATGTACATCCAGCTACCTCCACTACACCTCAACCTACTACTGCCGCCAAG CTTGTGCCTACAAAACGTAAACTGAAGCAGCAGAGCGGGGCCACCAAAGACAAAGTGCCCCATGATGTCAGACAGCGTTACGTCAACATGTTTACAGAAGAGTTCCTCAAAACAACAGCCAATGTCAACGAGGCCTTTGAAAAA GCTGTTGCTGAAGAGGAGACTGTGTACAATCGCAGTGCCAACAAACTCAAATATCTGAGTATTGCTGTGAATTCACTGAAGAGGCTGAAGAAACAAAGTTGCGTTGCATCCAAAG atgaGAATGAAGTCAAGGGCCAAAGATCGAAAGGCAACATACCCTTCAACCTGGAGCTGTTTCAAGCAAATG ATGATGTGGCTTTGTACGAGAGTTTGAAGGATTATATTTTGACTGAGAGAAGGTTGATAAGGTGCAACTATCCTGTCCAGCACCCGGAGAAGGCCGGCTCTGCTGCTCTTTTTACCGACAATAAGAAAGGCAGCACAGACC CCTTGAAGAGGATCTGCTGTCGATGTGGGGCCACGTACTCTGTTTGCCTAACAGGCAAACACATCCGCAAGGAGGAGTGCAACTACCACTATGGGAAAGTAGTAAAGAACAAAG TGCCTGGTGGAGTGGAATCCCGCTACAGTTGCTGCCAAGGAGTGATGGGAGCACCTGGATGTCAGGTGTTTAAG TTGCATGTCCATGATGCCATCTCCATGGAGGGTTTTGTGTCTACCAAGCAGAGACATCCTATGGATATGAGCTGTCCTGGAGTCTACTCCTTGAATTGTGAAATG tGTTACACTGTTCATGGTCTGGAGCTGTCCAGAGTGACGGTGGTCAACTCTAGTTTGCAAGTCATCTACGACACTTTCGTCAGACCTGATCAAGAGGTCATTGATTACAACACAAG ATTTTCAGGCATCGGTGAGGAAGACGTGAAGGGCAACTACACGTCCCTCAGAGAGGTGCAGGAGACGCTACAGAGCTTCATTAGTGCTGACACCATTCTGATTGGACATGGCCTGGAAGCAGATCTCTGTGGCCTGAAG TTGCTCCATGGGACAGTGGTGGACACATCGCTGGTCTTCCCCCACCGCCTGGGCCCCCCCCACAAGCTCACCCTCAACAAACTGACAGCTGAATATCTTCGACGGATCATCCAAGAGAGCG TTTGTGGCCACGACACCGGCGACGACGCTGCCGCCTGCATGGAGCTCATGATATGGAAGCtcaaagaaagtggaaaactgaaaaagtga